GATGTTGTAGAAATTCATGCAAATTCTTATTTCGCAAAAGATTTAGAAGCAGGAAAATCAATTGAATTAAAAGGTTTTGAAGTTGTTTTAAAAGATAGCAAAATATTTAGACCAATTGAAACAAAAGTTGATGGTGAAGAAGTAGTTCTAAATGGTTTTAGAGGTGCTACTATGGGAGTAAATTCTCAAATACCAGATTCCTCACAAAAATCTCAAGTTGCAAATCAAGGATTTAGAGGAAGAAATATAAATCAAGCTCCTATGAACCAAGCTCCAAAAGGTAATTTTAATCCACAAGGAAATATGTCTAACCAAGTAAATACACCAATGGGGAGAAGATAAAAAATTGAGGCTTTTTGCCTCAGTTTTTTTATTAATTTTATTACAATAATAATTTTGTATTAATTTCAAAAAATGTTATAATTAACTAAAATATAATCAATATTATTTCTAAATTAGGGGAGTGGTACTATGACAACAGGATTTTTTGGATCATTATTATGGTTAATATTCATGTTCTATGTTTTACTTGGTCCGCAAATGAAATTTGCACAATTAATAGCAGGTAGAAAAGGCGTTTTGTCATCTTTAGCAAAGAAAAGAAACTCTACAGTTATTACTTTAATACACAGACAAGAAAGTATGGGATTTTTAGGATTTCCATTTTACAAATATATCAATGTAGAAGATAGTGAAGAAATATTAAGAGCTATTAGAAAAGCTCCAAAAGATAAGCCTATTGATTTAATAATACATACACCAGGTGGTCTTGTTTTAGCTGCAACACAAATAGCTAAAGCTTTGCATGATCATCCTGCAGAAACAAGAGTAATAGTTCCTCATTATGCTATGAGTGGTGGAACATTAATTTCATTAGCTGCTGATCAAATTATAATGGATCCACATGCTGTTTTAGGACCTGTAGATCCTCAATTAGGACAAAATCCTGCTCCTAGTATAGTAAGAGCAGTTGAACAAAAAGGTGTTGATAAGGTTGATGATCAAACACTAATTTTAGCAGATGTTGCTAAAAAATCTATTTCTCAAGTTCAAAAGTTCATATATTCCATATTAAAAGATAAAATGGATGAAAAAAAGGCTAATGAATTATCTCAAATATTAACTGAAGGAAGATGGACTCATGATTATCCAATTACAGTAGAAGAAGCTAAAGAATTTGGATTAAACGTTTCAACAGATATACCAGAAGAAGTATATGCATTAATGGATTTATATTCTCAACCAGTAAAACAAAGAGGTACTGTAGAGTTTGTATCTTTTAATGACAAGAAATAATTTAATAACTATATATTTAATAACAGTTATAATTTAAAAGCAGTGAGGAAAAACCTCACTGCTTTTTTTTAAAACTCATATTCGCCTTGAATGAATGGTATTGGTATATATGGATTCATATCTCTTCCTTCTTCCCAGGATCTTTTTCCTGCACTTATAGGTATAATATAATTACCAGATAACATTAGATTAATTGAACTATCATTTATTGGTATTCCATATTTTATACCTATTCCTGTTAAATATAATTGTTCATATTGATATGGTGTTACTACTAATACTCTAAAATCTGCTCCTATATACATTTT
The nucleotide sequence above comes from Marinitoga litoralis. Encoded proteins:
- a CDS encoding SDH family Clp fold serine proteinase → MTTGFFGSLLWLIFMFYVLLGPQMKFAQLIAGRKGVLSSLAKKRNSTVITLIHRQESMGFLGFPFYKYINVEDSEEILRAIRKAPKDKPIDLIIHTPGGLVLAATQIAKALHDHPAETRVIVPHYAMSGGTLISLAADQIIMDPHAVLGPVDPQLGQNPAPSIVRAVEQKGVDKVDDQTLILADVAKKSISQVQKFIYSILKDKMDEKKANELSQILTEGRWTHDYPITVEEAKEFGLNVSTDIPEEVYALMDLYSQPVKQRGTVEFVSFNDKK